A stretch of the Aminipila terrae genome encodes the following:
- a CDS encoding helix-turn-helix domain-containing protein → MAIVVNLDVIMAKRKMSAGELSEKIGITPANLSILKNNKAKAIRFSTLEEICKALDCQPGDILEFVED, encoded by the coding sequence ATGGCAATAGTAGTGAATTTAGATGTGATAATGGCAAAGAGAAAGATGTCAGCAGGGGAGCTTTCGGAAAAAATTGGCATTACACCGGCCAACCTTTCCATACTAAAAAATAACAAGGCAAAGGCGATACGCTTTTCTACATTGGAAGAAATCTGCAAAGCACTGGACTGTCAACCGGGAGATATACTGGAATTTGTAGAAGATTAG
- a CDS encoding DUF2975 domain-containing protein — protein MWNSNKSLKLSCICTRLVMALVLVCAAALPYLVDLYLSIGPHYLSEMDIKPFMIILYACCVPALAALYSLDRLLANIKREDIFTDKNVAYLRAISWCCFGVAVLVAMAGYYYFLFYFVAIVAAFIGLIVRVVKNVIEQAVIIKTENDFTI, from the coding sequence ATGTGGAATTCAAACAAATCATTGAAATTATCCTGCATATGTACCAGATTAGTCATGGCTTTAGTTCTAGTATGTGCAGCAGCATTGCCTTATTTAGTTGATTTATATCTGTCTATTGGACCTCATTATCTAAGTGAAATGGATATAAAACCATTTATGATAATCTTATATGCCTGTTGTGTTCCGGCTCTTGCTGCTTTGTACAGCTTAGATAGGCTTTTGGCTAATATAAAAAGAGAAGACATTTTTACAGATAAAAATGTAGCATATCTAAGAGCAATTTCCTGGTGTTGTTTTGGTGTTGCAGTACTTGTAGCCATGGCAGGTTACTATTATTTCCTTTTCTATTTTGTTGCAATCGTTGCAGCCTTTATAGGTTTAATTGTCCGGGTAGTTAAAAATGTCATTGAACAGGCTGTTATCATAAAGACTGAAAATGACTTTACTATATAG
- a CDS encoding DUF4153 domain-containing protein, producing the protein MKYYFSESGGLNVSGEQKNYDIKGIGIAPMKFVSADFWFAAALLVCGFLYWNFILASKMGIGVTIFAVILCSIALLYFKARGVAQNRKSLVWLILTSVGSVQFMIFDGYTFKGLNLIFTSLCFIYWITVSTGRYMDIRLSLYTLWDMFNQTFMVPFANITCGYFGLKQGISKNRHSRNAMYVAAGAVVFLPLMIFVTGQLSLADAAFEGLLDRILQAISMSSIITYALQFIMGIPVAFYLFGLIYGNVAGRNAESMNKEKIQRISDDISFAPKLTVYTAMIIFNLIYIMFFISQGAYLFAAFKGILPDTFTYAEYARRGFFELCKVSAVNVVLIALANIFIVKKEKDKETLKQPVMLRLQTAFMSIMTMGLIVTALRKMYMYIQSYGLTQLRVYTSWFMVMLLFAFAVIVIRQLKEFNASRIIIIGGIAGFLLLSYGNIDGNIAKYNIDNYQNGSLEKVDLKALFSLSDGAVPYLYDLYGKTDDANTRQVLYNYIVYGNVDGESVPAERSFKDFNFQSSRADSISGTLQSKGFSLK; encoded by the coding sequence ATGAAATATTATTTTTCTGAATCAGGGGGATTAAATGTGAGCGGAGAACAAAAAAACTATGATATAAAGGGGATTGGAATTGCACCCATGAAGTTTGTGTCTGCAGACTTCTGGTTTGCAGCGGCCCTTTTAGTCTGTGGTTTCTTGTACTGGAATTTTATATTAGCTTCGAAAATGGGAATTGGTGTAACCATATTTGCAGTGATTTTATGCAGCATTGCATTGCTTTATTTTAAAGCCAGAGGAGTAGCTCAGAACAGAAAGAGTTTAGTTTGGCTGATATTAACATCAGTGGGTTCTGTACAGTTTATGATCTTTGACGGATATACTTTTAAAGGCCTGAATCTGATTTTCACATCCTTGTGTTTTATTTACTGGATTACAGTCAGCACCGGAAGGTATATGGATATAAGATTGTCCCTGTACACCTTATGGGATATGTTCAACCAGACTTTCATGGTGCCTTTTGCCAATATTACATGCGGATATTTTGGGTTAAAACAGGGAATTTCTAAAAACAGGCATAGCAGAAATGCCATGTACGTAGCAGCAGGAGCGGTGGTGTTTCTACCGCTGATGATATTTGTTACAGGCCAGCTTTCATTAGCAGATGCTGCCTTTGAAGGTCTTCTTGACAGAATCCTTCAGGCTATTTCAATGAGCAGTATTATTACTTATGCATTGCAGTTTATCATGGGTATACCAGTGGCATTTTATTTATTTGGGCTTATTTATGGTAATGTTGCCGGAAGAAATGCAGAAAGTATGAACAAAGAGAAAATCCAAAGAATTTCTGATGACATCAGCTTTGCACCTAAACTGACTGTTTATACTGCCATGATAATATTCAATTTAATTTATATCATGTTCTTCATATCTCAGGGGGCATATCTGTTTGCCGCTTTTAAAGGAATTTTGCCGGATACCTTTACTTATGCAGAATATGCCAGAAGAGGGTTCTTTGAACTATGCAAAGTATCTGCTGTAAATGTAGTACTGATTGCACTGGCAAATATCTTTATTGTAAAAAAGGAAAAAGACAAAGAAACCTTAAAGCAGCCTGTAATGCTTAGATTACAGACAGCGTTTATGTCCATCATGACTATGGGACTGATTGTTACGGCATTAAGAAAAATGTATATGTATATCCAGTCTTATGGCTTAACACAATTAAGGGTTTACACTTCATGGTTTATGGTAATGCTGTTGTTTGCTTTCGCTGTGATCGTAATCAGGCAGCTGAAAGAATTTAATGCTTCCAGAATAATTATTATTGGGGGAATTGCAGGTTTTCTGTTGCTTTCTTATGGCAATATAGACGGAAATATAGCAAAATATAACATTGACAATTACCAGAATGGCAGCCTGGAGAAAGTTGATCTTAAGGCACTATTTAGTTTGTCAGATGGTGCTGTTCCATATTTATACGACTTATATGGGAAAACAGATGATGCAAATACCA